One genomic region from Colletotrichum lupini chromosome 7, complete sequence encodes:
- a CDS encoding aldose 1-epimerase — protein sequence MREWATIALLPGPLQHRAPFPPLQHASQGCPSPSPSPSSGLPPLLPLSQRHRPPVDICLHTTFSESAGTLSLAAGIHPLPLYPIVACCIVPNFPPTPRLVAAPRISHNLHSNKRLEILPRANVSQKKKHRPIHTATTRLPLYIFPITQPTFNLHTFRDTAAANMVDRPNKPTALATTPGLPPQATVDITHNNTRVSATLPTGESVEVLLHGATVLSWKSAAGADRLWLSGSTVLDGSKPVRGGIPLVFPVFGPPSDAHPPTAKLSQHGFARSSRWEFLGKSTSEGSAGSESSVKLDFGLSSANLDADTQAKWGYKFGAIYSVSLDRETLSTSLVITNEGEEAFDCQVLMHTYLRVNDITKISVQGLDGAAYTDKVDNGASKSQSGDVTITQETDRIYTPTGGPRTPVTVLESGKPVFSVVRDNLDNVVVWNPWVDKAQGIADFAPKDGYKNMLCVEPGAVKEWQKLEPGDAFEGAQVITASSN from the exons ATGAGGGAATGGGCAACAATTGCCTTACTCCCAGGTCCCCTCCAGCACAGGGCACCTTTTCCCCCCTTACAACACGCTAGCCAGGGctgcccctccccctccccctcaccCAGCTCCGGGTTgccccccctcctccctctctCACAA AGACACAGACCCCCCGTTGACATCTGCTTACACACGACTTTTTCTGAATCTGCTGGGACCTTGTCACTGGCAGCCGGCATCCACCCGTTGCCATTGTATCCGATTGTTGCTTGTTGCATTGTACCCAACTTTCCACCAACGCCCAGACT AGTAGCCGCCCCCCGCATCTCCCATAATCTTCATTCCAACAAACGCCTCGAAATCCTACCCCGCGCGAACGTATCTCAGAAGAAGAAGCATCGTCCCATACACACAGCAACGACTCGCCTGCCTCTCTACATCTTCCCAATCACCCAGCCCACCTTCAACCTCCATACCTTCCGCgacacagcagcagcaaacaTGGTCGACCGGCCCAACAAGCCCACCGCCCTGGCCACCACGCCCGGCCTCCCGCCCCAGGCCACCGTCGACATCACCCACAACAACACCCGCGTCTCCGCCACCCTCCCCACCGGCGAGTCCGTCGAGGTCCTCCTCCACGGCGCCACCGTCCTCTCGTGGAAATCCGCCGCCGGCGCAGACCGCCTCTGGCTCTCCGGGTCCACCGTCCTCGACGGCTCCAAGCCCGTCCGCGGCGGCATCCCCCTCGTCTTCCCCGTCTTCGGCCCCCCCTCCGACGCCCACCCGCCCACCGCCAAGCTGAGCCAGCACGGCTTCGCGCGCAGCTCGCGCTGGGAGTTCCTCGGGAAATCCACCAGCGAGGGGTCCGCCGGCTCAGAGTCCTCCGTCAAGCTCGACTTTGGCCTGTCCTCGGCCAACCTCGACGCCGACACCCAGGCCAAGTGGGGGTACAAGTTCGGCGCCATCTACAGCGTGTCGCTCGACCGCGAGACCCTGTCGACGTCGTTGGTCATCACGAacgagggcgaggaggcCTTTGACTGCCAGGTCCTGATGCACACCTACCTGCGCGTCAAC GACATCACAAAGATCTCAGTGCAAGGCCTCGACGGCGCCGCCTACACCGACAAAGTCGACAACGGCGCCTCAAAGTCCCAATCCGGCGACGTCACCATCACCCAAGAGACGGACCGCATCTACACCCCCACCGGCGGCCCCCGGACCCCTGTCACCGTCCTCGAGAGCGGCAAGCCCGTGTTCTCCGTCGTCCGCGACAACCTCGACAACGTCGTCGTCTGGAACCCCTGGGTCGACAAGGCGCAAGGCATCGCCGACTTCGCCCCCAAGGACGGCTACAAGAACATGCTGTGCGTGGAGCCCGGCGCCGTCAAGGAGTGGCAGAAGCTCGAGCCCGGCGACGCCTTCGAGGGCGCCCAGGTCATTACGGCGAGCTCGAACTGA
- a CDS encoding capsular associated protein, with protein MARDAQIHLTALCVVGSFLWISSNVEGHSLIEYPRLSSVLILLLSGGLTWLASYLAAWLPGADGRFDERAGSKSTFEQTIPARPRRYFAPLLIFCIFLRLEVFHRVTAQLQCSVPGVQSFLCIYLVLYHILYYQRARPPPPEEDPWASIGDDIAVWANGSRTLALGSACLFSYGTFVAISQDPRSTFFCSALSDSRMTTLAFQLLGLFLDAVIVSLFWRILAWTKTTKLRLRTLGTILALSGVFIKVFQILISPLVSASEGYPTSFSGINSLYIFDIFIDSFAFAVLVTSLSILVYETNPVTPTSIITFICGLTAATQNIMQIGKWQMESRLSAIGPLYLLVLGYSMFLYSTNVRSLLFIPRALILVLMVSMFVGMTIYGLLKSATVKQHPLNRLIYDVRVESDRWMRHAMTSDNLNVAVDVYHERHYGRDPPPNFDKWYEFAKARKSVIIDHFEQMESDILPFWGVKPEAIRQAHNERVPKEPHIAMVTIENKQVTHNYEGNDANKKVLDELVAMIGGFAEHLSDMKLPINLSNQPRVLTPWSELNRYTLTGMKQKFKLLSSRSMEDASAGGSGEIPSPEGNVERNAESKAVGGSPAISQSKQAMYESTKAWRDMEASVCPTNTPGRSGLHWNVRDFCTSCVKWHEDEQFMWNYPQSKSLCDQQDLTRLHSFHTSAPPIKPVQELLPIFGRFKADGFNDILLPLMPLTEDEPEHKKDFRQRKDSVYWRGKIGEKPISDEALRGNHKHRLVHLVNNATAAEDVTMMLGAPSKGSWYAYEVVRAREANAILPFDIGIAEYACDVKTPGCGAARAELGQKPVAASGEDPLDHRYVMLLDEDTAPPLQMLRTLRSPGSVPLMSSVFGEWYSERLIPWLHFVPVDTRFHALHSTVAYFVGLKGRGKLNGREVDFEARWEDAEWIATQGARWVDKALRREDMEIYLFRLLLEWGRVVRDDRDSIGFKVQKS; from the exons ATGGCACGCGATGCGCAAATACATCTGACGGCGCTGTG TGTTGTTGGTTCCTTTCTCTGGATATCTTCCAACGTTGAGGGACATTCTCTGATCG AGTATCCACGTCTCTCATCCGTTCTAATACTTCTGCTATCGGGAGGTTTGACATGGCTGGCGAGCTATCTCGCCGCATGGCTTCCTGGCGCGGACGGAAGATTCG ATGAGCGTGCGGGCTCCAAGAGCACCTTTGAGCAGACAATCCCTGCTAGACCGCGGCGATATTTTGCCCCGTTGCTCATCTTTTGCATCTTTCTCCGTCTCGAGGTTTTTCATCGTGTGACCGCCCAGCTACAATGCTCTGTGCCGGGAGTGCAG TCGTTCTTGTGTATCTATCTGGTCCTCTACCACATTCTATACTATCAAAGAGCCCGACCACCACCCCCTGAGGAGGACCCATGGGCAAGCATTGGCGACGACATTGCAGTATGGGCAAACGGCTCCCGAACGCTGGCGCTTGGAAGTGCCTGCCTCTTCAGCTACGGCACTTTTGTCGCCATCTCGCAAGATCCCAGGTCAACCTTCTTCTGTTCCGCTCTATCGGACAGCCGGATGACCACTCTTGCTTTCCAACTACTCGGACTGTTCTTGGACGCGGTCATCGTCTCCCTGTTTTGGCGCATTCTGGCTTGGACCAAGACAACGAAGCTGCGTTTGAGGACCCTTGGCACCATTCTGGCCCTCTCGGGagtctttattaaagtcttcCAGATCCTCATCTCACCCCTCGTTTCCGCTAGTGAGGGATATCCCACTTCCTTTAGCGGGATTAACTCCCTGTACATCTTTGACATTTTCATCGATAGCTTCGCTTTTGCGGTTCTCGTCACCTCGCTGAGCATCCTTGTCTATGAGACAAATCCCGTAACCCCTACTAGTATCATCACCTTCATTTGCGGCCTCACTGCTGCCACCCAAAACATCATGCAAATTGGAAAATGGCAAATGGAATCCAGGCTGAGCGCCATCGGGCCTTTGTACCTTCTGGTCCTCGGCTATAGCATGTTTCTGTACAGCACCAACGTCCGCTCGCTCCTCTTCATACCCAGAGCATTGATCCTCGTGCTCATGGTCTCCATGTTCGTCGGCATGACGATCTACGGGCTCCTCAAGTCGGCAACAGTCAAACAGCACCCACTGAACAGACTCATCTACGATGTTCGAGTGGAATCCGATCGATGGATGCGCCATGCCATGACCAGCGACAACCTGAACGTTGCCGTCGACGTGTACCACGAGCGGCATTACGGGAGAGACCCGCCTCCTAATTTTGACAAATGGTACGAATTCGCAAAGGCTCGGAAATCTGTCATCATCGACCACTTTGAGCAGATGGAGAGCGATATCCTGCCCTTTTGGGGCGTTAAGCCAGAGGCAATCCGGCAAGCCCACAATGAGAGGGTACCAAAAGAGCCTCATATCGCCATGGTTACGATCGAGAACAAGCAGGTTACCCACAACTACGAGGGCAATGACGCAAACAAGAAGGTTCTGGACGAGCTTGTGGCCATGATCGGGGGCTTTGCCGAGCATCTGTCCGATATGAAATTGCCCATCAACTTGAGCAACCAGCCTCGGGTCCTGACACCGTGGTCTGAGCTCAATAGATATACACTCACGGGAATGAAGCAGAAGTTCAAGCTTCTATCGTCGCGTTCGATGGAGGATGCTTCGGCTGGAGGTTCTGGTGAAATACCATCCCCTGAAGGCAACGTTGAGAGAAACGCAGAGTCGAAGGCCGTGGGAGGCTCACCGGCGATTTCTCAGTCCAAGCAGGCGATGTACGAATCGACCAAAGCATGGCGGGACATGGAAGCCTCCGTGTGCCCGACCAACACCCCAGGAAGGTCAGGGCTCCACTGGAACGTCCGCGACTTCTGCACCTCGTGCGTAAAGTGGCACGAAGACGAGCAGTTCATGTGGAATTATCCACAGTCCAAGAGCCTCTGCGACCAGCAAGACCTGACCCGTCTCCACAGCTTCCACACGTCGGCGCCCCCTATCAAGCCGGTGCAGGAGCTGCTGCCCATCTTTGGCCGATTCAAAGCCGACGGCTTCAACGACATCCTCTTACCGCTGATGCCCCTGACGGAAGACGAGCCGGAGCACAAAAAGGACTTTCGGCAGCGCAAGGACAGCGTGTACTGGCGGGGCAAGATTGGCGAGAAGCCCATCAGCGACGAGGCGCTGCGCGGGAACCACAAGCACCGGCTGGTCCACCTCGTCAACAACGCGACGGCTGCGGAAGACGTCACGATGATGCTCGGCGCGCCGTCAAAGGGCAGCTGGTACGCGTACGAGGTTGTCCGCGCGCGGGAGGCCAACGCCATCCTCCCGTTCGATATAGGCATAGCAGAGTACGCGTGCGACGTCAAGACACCGGGCTGCGGGGCGGCCAGGGCGGAGCTGGGACAGAAGCCCGTCGCCGCCTCCGGGGAAGATCCCCTGGACCACCGCTACGTCATGCTGCTGGACGAGGACACGGCGCCGCCGCTGCAGATGCTCCGGACGCTTCGGTCGCCGGGCAGCGTGCCGCTCATGTCTTCGGTGTTTGGGGAGTGGTACTCGGAGCGGCTGATCCCGTGGCTGCACTTTGTGCCCGTGGACACGCGGTTCCACGCCCTCCACAGCACGGTGGCGTACTTTGTCGGGCTCAAGGGCCGCGGCAAGCTCAACGGGCGGGAGGTGGACTTTGAGGCGCGGTGGGAGGACGCCGAGTGGATCGCGACGCAGGGGGCGCGGTGGGTGGACAAGGCTCTGCGGAGGGAGGACATGGAGATTTACCTGTTTCGGTTGCTCCTGGAATGGGGACGGGTGGTGAGGGACGATCGGGATAGTATCGGGTTCAAGGTGCAAAAGTCATGA
- a CDS encoding DHHC zinc finger domain-containing protein gives MAGINEAPLIKRLAVPGSCALMGFLSVSSQILFYVADDSLAPGRLARSETYTFNALLACLWYTYYKSCTVDPGRYPFPDAAVVEVPEPDEYGLVRRWCKKCAAPKPPRAHHCRHCARCIPRMDHHCPWTGNCVSLTTFPHFLRFLAYTNFSLWYLASLLYARFAAIWDNRLLPSYLGPSLPILVLLTLDTLICFFSSLALGILFFSTVRGWVLNETMIEGWEVDRHAAVCDRNRKDAGEFWSMTGPDGKKLRLEKVEFPYDVGIYANLSQAMGTKNPLLWLFPFASNPHINKDGHGVGWAWPENGLNRKEGMWPPPDPDKVRRAAQGGWPSTRDAEDMVVPRYRSKEEELDAFRTRQDADRRRWQSNRSRMMEELEEVEGYDMIDSDSEDDGYEDGADGEPGWTNADGERLQDFGVDEDEDMTDDEDVPLAELLRRRKVLQKDGEE, from the exons ATGGCCGGCATCAACGAAGCCCCCCTCATCAAACGCCTCGCCGTCCCCGGCTCCTGCGCGCTAATGGGCTTCCTCTCCGTCTCCTCCCAGATCCTCTTCTACGTCGCCGACGACTCCCTCGCACCCGGGCGACTCGCCCGCTCCGAGACGTACACCTTCAACGCCCTCCTCGCCTGCCTCTGGTACACATACTACAAGTCCTGCACCGTCGACCCGGGCCGCTACCCCTTTCCCGACGCCGCCGTCGTCGAGGTCCCCGAGCCGGACGAGTACGGCCTCGTGAGGCGCTGGTGCAAAAAGTGCGCCGCCCCGAAACCGCCTCGCGCGCATCACTGCCGGCACTGCGCGCGCTGCATCCCTC GCATGGACCACCACTGCCCCTGGACGGGAAACTGCGTCTCCCTCACGACATTCCCACACTTCCTCCGCTTCCTCGCCTATACAAACTTCTCCCTCTGGTACCTCGCCAGCCTCCTCTACGCCCGCTTCGCCGCCATCTGGGACAACCGCCTCCTCCCCTCCTACCTCGGCCCTTCCCTCCCCATCCTCGTCCTCCTGACCCTCGACACCTTGATATGCTTCTTCAGCTCCCTCGCCCTCGgcatcctcttcttctccacCGTCCGCGGCTGGGTCCTCAACGAGACAATGATCGAAGGCTGGGAAGTCGACCGCCACGCAGCCGTCTGCGACCGGAACCGCAAGGACGCCGGCGAATTCTGGTCCATGACGGGACCGGACGGGAAGAAGCTCCGGCTCGAAAAGGTTGAATTTCCGTATGACGTGGGAATTTATGCGAATTTGTCGCAGGCCATGGGCACCAAGAACCCGCTGCTGTGGCTGTTCCCCTTTGCAAGCAACCCACACATAAACAAGGACGGTCACGGCGTAGGATGGGCGTGGCCCGAGAACGGGCTGAATCGCAAAGAAGGGATGTGGCCGCCGCCGGACCCGGATAAAGTGCGGCGCGCCGCGCAGGGAGGCTGGCCATCGACTCGGGACGCCGAGGATATGGTGGTGCCGAGATACAGGagcaaggaggaggagctcgATGCCTTTAGGACGCGGCAGGATGCGGAtcggcggcggtggcagAGTAACCGCTCGCGAATGATGGAAGAGTTGGAGGAGGTGGAGGGCTACGACATGATTGACAGCGACTCTGAAGATGATGGGTATGAGGATGGCGCGGATGGAGAGCCCGGCTGGACGAATGCGGACGGCGAGCGGTTACAGGATTTTGGCGTAGACGAGGATGAGGACATGACTGACGACGAGGATGTACCTCTAGCGGAGCTATTACGTCGCAGAAAAGTACTGCAAAAAGACGGAGAGGAGTGA
- a CDS encoding F-box domain-containing protein — protein sequence MVSSAPPKKLDELPDEILLRVLSFLEPYDFPGLQLVCRKLQKISLDNNHWRSRTFDESPFLEALQRRRRITSFRDDDITDYPLFSNGAVQLSQEEDGDTEPDPLFYDEETQEQRKLQRYKDMANWDPSFPTEPVFWYNEYIQRYAPIATSWLQQPKIRDGTEEDMLDVRGMALYTPSRETDELLVVSPLDDGSMCLWDVKGTRGQKGATIAKSSAGILYLDGPQTMGRSRKIDTGVTECVSVDNFSDKAFVAVQGHLLEVDLNRLEVVGEQTFEWSITALSSAAPGLPLTVGTSLGIHLYDYRARVRSPSEIIDRIDVLAVDSPSGFFQRRRGSVFDDPLPPYAPLSQPTPLSILHLPNACDEYSFSDDIYVAGRFSNILHYDRRTFPSIMGSIHSGARLASLASLPYPFSTLDSETRRRSDLTVEQVMESKTREGGRTLIAGGEYNTKGSLELYGLCPRPGGSSADLMQNSTMKNRQTSSQSKILSVANQGTRIVFSDGSGLLKWFERDGFTEVRRHKIGHSEVDERPSLFASMPGSDDLARKILSTQTRGGQDNVNDDDILFWTGEKLGLVSFSGKPGFTASDFEQPEPKSEEEARVEEAEKEYGERMRMALERQADNVRFVRGLGMGLMG from the exons ATGGTGTCGTCGGCGCCCCCGAAGAAGCTGGACGAGCTTCCAGACGAGATCCTGCTGCGCGTTCTTTCCT TCCTAGAGCCCTACGACTTCCCCGGTTTGCAGCTCGTATGCCGAAAGCTCCAGAAGATTTCTCTCGACAACAATCACTGGCGATCGAGAACCTTTGACGAGTCGCCATTTTTAGAGGCTTTGCAAAGACGGCGGCGCATCACTTCCTTTCGCGACGACGACATCACTGACTACCCTCTCTTCAGCAACGGTGCCGTACAACTGAGTCAGGAAGAAGATGGTGACACAGAACCGGACCCCCTCTTCTACGATGAGGAGACACAGGAACAGCGCAAGCTACAGCGGTACAAGGACATGGCGAATTGGGACCCCTCGTTTCCGACAGAGCCGGTCTTTTGGTATAATGAGTACATACAGCGGTATGCGCCGATTGCGACAAGTTGGCTACAGCAGCCCAAAATCCGAGACGGGACCGAGGAGGATATGCTGGATGTCCGAGGGATGGCTCTGTACACCCCGAGTCGAGAAACCGACGAATTACTTGTGGTGTCGCCATTGGACGACGGCTCCATGTGCTTGTGGGACGTAAAGGGTACTAGGGGTCAGAAGGGTGCCACCATCGCCAAAAGCTCAGCGGGCATCTTATATCTCGACGGACCACAGACAATGGGTAGATCACGCAAGATCGATACCGGAGTGACAGAATGCGTCAGCGTCGACAACTTCTCCGACAAGGCCTTTGTAGCAGTACAGGGCCACCTGCTAGAGGTGGATCTCAACCGTCTCGAGGTCGTTGGCGAACAAACATTCGAATGGTCCATCACAGCCCTTTCTTCCGCCGCTCCAGGCTTGCCCTTGACCGTAGGAACCTCTTTGGGAATCCATCTCTACGACTACAGGGCGCGAGTCAGGTCGCCGAGTGAGATCATCGACAGGATAGATGTGTTAGCCGTCGATTCGCCAAGTGGGTTCTTCCAACGTAGGCGAGGCAGCGTTTTCGACGATCCGCTGCCGCCTTATGCTCCTTTATCACAACCTACGCCATTGAGCATCCTGCACCTGCCAAATGCTTGCGATGAGTACTCCTTCTCGGACGACATATATGTCGCAGGTCGCTTCTCCAACATTCTGCACTACGACAGACGCACATTCCCTTCAATCATGGGCTCGATTCATTCGGGAGCTCGACTGGCTAGTCTCGCGTCTCTGCCGTACCCATTCTCCACACTCGACAGCGAGACACGTCGTAGGAGCGACTTGACCGTTGAACAAGTAATGGAGTCGAAGACGAGGGAAGGAGGCCGGACTTTGATCGCCGGAGGCGAGTATAACACCAAGGGTTCTTTGGAGTTGTACGGCTTGTGCCCACGGCCAGGAGGTTCGTCTGCAGATCTCATGCAGAACTCCACCATGAAGAATCGTCAAACGTCCTCCCAGTCCAAGATTCTCTCTGTCGCCAACCAGGGTACTCGCATCGTATTTTCGGATGGGTCGGGACTTCTCAAGTGGTTCGAGCGCGATGGCTTCACTGAGGTGAGACGACACAAGATCGGACACAGCGAGGTGGATGAGCGTCCATCTCTATTCGCCTCTATGCCTGGTTCTGATGACCTCGCGAGGAAGATCCTGTCGACGCAAACGCGTGGCGGACAAGATAATGTTAACGATGATGACATACTATTCTGGACAGGCGAGAAGTTGGGCCTCGTCAGCTTCTCCGGCAAGCCCGGGTTTACCGCAAGCGACTTTGAACAGCCAGAGCCTAAATCGGAGGAAGAGGCAAGAGTAGAAGAGGCCGAGAAAGAGTATGGCGAGAGGATGAGGATGGCTCTGGAGCGACAGGCCGACAACGTTCGTTTCGTGCGAGGCTTAGGAATGGGGCTAATGGGGTAA
- a CDS encoding ferric reductase like transmembrane component, protein MAGDLTFGVLVKKQFTAQKLAFHFLFWTFHFGIFAYGWWKQAMDARLAGLNTLQYSVWISRGAGLVLSVDGMLILLPVCRTVMRWIRPKLRFLPLDENLWLHRQLAYSMLGFTILHTSAHYINFFNVERTQIRPVTAIQIHYAQAGGVTGHVMLLCMLLMYTTAHARIRQQSFETFWYTHHLFIPFFLGLYTHTTGCFVRDTALPYSPFAGKDYWDHCIGYLGWRWELWTGAFYLMERTYREVRARRRTKITRVVRHPYDVVELQFNKPSFKYKAGQWLFLQVPSLSNYQWHPFTITSCPFDPYVSVHVRQVGDFTRALGDAVGAGSAQAKLYDGVDPMGMYEVALQNGQQMPDLRIDGPYGAPAEDVFENEIAVLIGTGIGVTPWASILKNIWHLRNSPNPPTRLRRVEFIWVCKDTGSFEWFQTLLSSLEEQSNEAARVPGSSGVEFLKIHTYLTQKLDMDTTQNIVLNSVGSDHDPLTELKSRTNFGRPNFSKLFTTMRDGILDRTYLNGLEGSMRTTVGVYFCGPSVAARDIKQACKDADVREVNFRFWKEHF, encoded by the exons ATGGCGGGTGACCTGACCTTCGGGGTTCTGGTCAAGAAGCAGTTTACTGCTCAGAAGTTGGCCTTCCACTTCCTCTTCTGGACCTTTCACTTTGGCATTTTCGCCTATGGATG GTGGAAGCAGGCAATGGACGCGAGGCTGGCTGGTCTGAACACTTTGCAGTACTCGGTCTGGATTTCGAGAGGTGCTGGTTTGGTCCTTAGTGTCGATGGAATGCTTATCCTACTCCCGGTCTGCCGAACGGTCATGCGATGGATTCGACCTAAGCTTCGCTTCCTGCCTCTCGACGAGAACCTCTGGCTGCACAGACAATTGGCGTATTCCATGCTTGGTTTTACCATCTTGCACACCTCTGCGCATTACATCAA CTTCTTCAACGTCGAGAGAACTCAGATTCGTCCCGTCACGGCTATCCAGATTCACTACGCCCAGGCAGGTGGTGTTACCGGCCATGTCATGCTGCTGTGCATGCTTCTGATGTACACCACTGCACACGCTCGTATTCGCCAGCAGTCATTCGAGACGTTCTGGTACACTCACCACCTCTTCATCCCCTTTTTCTTGGGACTGTACACCCACACCACTGGCTGCTTCGTGCGCGATACCGCCTTGCCGTACTCTCCATTTGCCGGAAAGGATTACTGGGACCACTGCATCGGTTACCTCGGTTGGAGATGGGAGCTTTGGACAGGAGCTTTCTACCTCATGGAGCGTACCTACCGTGAGGTCCGCGCTCGCCGCCGCACCAAGATCACTCGTGTTGTTCGCCACCCTTACG ACGTCGTTGAGCTGCAGTTCAATAAGCCCTCGTTCAAGTACAAGGCTGGCCAGTGGCTCTTCCTCCAAGTGCCTTCTCTTTCGAACTACCAATGGCACCCCTTCACTATTACCTCTTGCCCGTTCGATCCTTATGTCTCGGTCCACGTTCGCCAGGTCGGTGACTTCACTCGGGCTCTTGGTGACGCTGTTGGTGCTGGTTCCGCTCAGGCAAAGCTTTACGATGGCGTTGATCCCATGGGCATGTACGAGGTTGCTCTTCAGAACGGCCAGCAGATGCCTGATCTCCGCATTGATGGCCCGTACGGTGCTCCCGCCGAAGACGTTTTCGAAAACGAAATCGCTGTGCTCATCGGCACTGGTATTGGCGTTACTCCCTGGGCCTCCATTCTCAAGAACATCTGGCATTTGCGCAACAGCCCGAACCCGCCAACCCGTCTTCGCCGTGTCGAGTTCATCTGGGTCTGCAAGGACACTGGCTCTTTCGAGTGGTTCCAGACCCTACTGTCGTCACTTGAAGAGCAGTCCAATGAGGCAGCTCGCGTTCCTGGCAGCTCTGGCGTTGAGTTCCTGAAGATTCACACCTATCTTACTCAGAAGCTGGACATGGATACCACCCAGAACATTGTGCTCAACTCGGTTGGATCAGACCACGACCCTCTGACTGAGCTCAAGTCCCGCACGAACTTTGGTCGACCCAACTTCTCCAAGCTTTTCACAACCATGCGTGATGGCATTCTGGACAGAACATACCTCAACGGCTTGGAAGGCAGTATGCGCACGACTGTCGGTGTCTACTTTTGCGGTCCCTCAGTAGCTG CTCGCGATATCAAGCAGGCTTGCAAG